The region TTTGATGTAAATGAAGCGATGAGGGTTCGAGATTACGGGATCGGACCTTGTAGTAGTCGTACAGCAGGCCCAGGGCGTTGGCGCTGTCCTCGTCCCCGTTGATGCTCATCATGGCCTTGGTGGCCGCCGTTAGCGGGTTCTCCAGGTAGGACCGCCATGCCTCGTCCTCGCTGGTGTACGCCCGGCGCACCGAGGGGTAGGAGCTCTCATTGGGGACCACTACGACCAGACGcttactgacacacacacacacacacacacacacacacacacacacacacacacacacacacacacacacacacacaaggaagtTCACAGATCTGCTGATCTGAATAAAAACTTTTCCCTGTTTATATCAAACAAATTGCGGCTGACAGAAAATAACAGATGAAGGGATTAAATTATAGATGTCAACccaatttgtgtgtgtttggtgtgtgcaCACGGGCTCCTTAGTCCCACTTAAGTGGAGATCACAGGGcagttaaacacacactcctgtcaCTCTGAGGCTTTGAAGTCAGCCGTCACAAAAGAGGCTCCTTCCCTGTCAAGACGCACTCATAAATACAGAACAATGACGTCACACGTCCTTTTAAACTCCGAAAAGGGATTTATAATGTAAACAAGGACATTTCTCATATGGAAGAGGTCGTTCTTTAAGTTTTGAAATACGCGGAAACACATTTACAGCTCATATTTTCTGTTATTGCGGAACTGACACGACATGCTACGCCTCTGACGTCACTGATGACATGATAGCGTTATGTGGAGGTAACGTAGCATCGTGTCAGATGTCGTAATTAAGACTAATCTCTCCATACACATCACTTAGTGCTTTTAAAACGCGTTTTTCCAGAATAGTACCTATTATAGAATGGTCTCCACTGTAAAGCTTTGTTAAAGGTGACCACACCTGCGGACAGGTGACACCAAACGGCGCCTGATATTTGTGTAAAAAAGTACAATATATTACAGCCGAGTGGCGAAATAGTCGTTTTTTAAACGATAAAACACGTGTTACATAATAATAAGGCCGTCCAATTACAATAATAAGTCTATTTAATTAGGTTACATTTCCTCTTtgacatttaatcatttatggGACacgggaaaacaaacaaaaaaagtatgaaattgaaaaaaaatagCGCAATTAAAATGTTTATGAGCGACACAATATTCCCATTGAATTTTGTACTGAGGACCCCTGAAGTCAGTATGTCAGGCAAGCTGTCTCCATCCACACACGCACCGAGGCCGCAATAAGATGGATATTCAGCCCCGCAAAAGTCCAACCTGATCTCTAAATCCTCTAAAGAGTTGGACAAAAGTCGGTCGTTGCAGGCTGCGGACATTTCCATCAGTAAAAAATGGCGAATTCCGCTCTAATGAGATCTGCGGCGCCGACAAGAGCGCCtccttttaaaaagtttaatttcTGTCACACCTGCGCAACAGGTAACGCGAGCACGCGCTTTTATTTCTAAAAATCGGACCCGATCCCAGCTGAAAAGTTGCTTTAAATCTGAGGAatagggggggtggaggggagtgGTGGTGGAAAGGACAGAGCCGAAAACGAATTTGCCCTCCAAAGGTGAAATGCCCACAGATCTTCCGGCTCGATCACTTACTTGTCTGTCTCCTGTGACATATTTTGCTTCCTCCGCGATTCTTCCTTGTGAAACTGGACTTTCAAGTCGGAGCAGGTAATAACGAGAGTGAGGTGCCAGAAGTTGGGCTACAGGTAAGTCGACTTCTTCTCGCCCCGCTTCTTttctcccctccctgccccTCTCTCAGCCTGCCTCTCCACCTGGCAGGTGACGCCGCTTTTGTCCCCGCAGCCAATAATCCCACTCGCGCCACTTACGCCTTATTTGTGCGCGGATTGAGACTTATGGAGGCACATCCTGCTGTCGTGtgcattttaatatttgctTTGGCTTTGTTTTTAATGGCTGTGCGGTCGACAGGCTGGAATTCTTTCACTGCGGGAAGGATGGCGGGTGGGGGGCGAGTCCGCCGCTGATTGGCcgccgcggcgcggcgcggcgctctgattggctgagaggaCGGGGACGCAGGTAGAGGCCCACCTCACCTGCGAGCAGAAAGAGAGCTTCGTAACAACACAGCAGAGGAGAATCAATTGTACGAAAATCTTCCGGCAGATGTCATAACATTATATAATATTAACTTAAATATAGTAATTCCGTGCCACTATAATAGACAGGTCACAATCACGTGTTGGATGGATAATATTAACTTtgctctttcctttcttctctttcatatTCCAAGGTTTGATTTTCGAGAACTTGGCGGTTTAATTGTTGATACAACTAACAAGGAAAAATAATCTTCAAGAAATTATCTGCAGTCCACGATCCAGCACATGGAATCTGATGATTCTGGTGAAGATGGAATGTTCCTTTGACACCCTGAATGTCTTGTGTTTGATCATATAGAGTGTGTGTAACCTGTCAGTATGGCTGAATTGACTCCCTGTACCTCCCTTCCTCTGATTTAACCTGTCAACCCCCCGGCTCATCCGTGTCTGTGCTCCAGGTAATCTTGGGGCGGACAGAAGGCAGGGAGGGGTTCTATCATTAGATGACACAATGCCATTGTCCCCCTTAATGAAGGCCATTGTGTGAGGGGATCCCAGTGTTTGGGACTAACCTGTCAGAACAAACAATGTGTGTGCAGtactgggggggaggggggggcattttcTGACTGCTGACTCTAAATCCTAAtttcaaaataacaaaaacattttttctagAGTTGAGCCCAGTTAAAAGGATGTTTGAGTGATTCCATTCAATTTTCCTTATAAAGCATTTATTAGAATCTGTGTTTGCCAGCAGGATGAGGATGTTTACATTCTGGGTTTAGTCACCTCCACCAGTGAGTAGTGGATTTTCCACTTTTTAAACGTAGTTTTCCTCAACCAGTTTCACAATCTTAATGACCGCTGCATGTAATAATTTACAggattattatattattatatatacagTAATTTACAACATGCAAGCCttgattaaaattaaaaagacCTTTGAACTATGAATTCCTGTGCTTTCATTCCAGCCCAGCACAGACGTGAACTTGTCTGTgcaaacaggacaaacacacgTCGTTTGGATTTCCATAAAAAGTCGGGGTGCAGCTTCTAATCCCTTTGGGAGGTTTGCATGACAAAGAGGAGTCTTTTACTTATGAATGCCTACAGGCGAGCTTGTATGGAAAACTGAAAATTAAACTTCAGATTCTgttggactgtgtgtgtgtgagtgtgtgtgtgtcctggagaTGAGCAGTACTATCCTCCCTAGTCtaatttgttttccagagcACCTGGGCCTTGCCTGGGcctctttctgtttgtgtttaaatggaaCTGCAAGATAAATACAGGTGGAGTCAATTTCtcccaacaacacacacacacacacacacatacacacaaagaaGGATCAAGCACAAtgacaaaagaggaagagatgtaAAAATCATTCAAAGGAGGTCAAAGAGAATAATTGTAAAAGCGtttcatgtgtgtttggggtTGAAGAGAAGGAACACATTGTTAAAAGTTGCACCAAGATCCAAAATACAACTGCACAGAGATTTGACAGGAGGAGTAAGACGGAGCAACTGTAGGAACACTTCAAATCACAACACGAACAAAACAACCACAAAGATACTAAATGACTGAGAAGACGCGCAGgacaatttaaataaaagaggcaaagacagaaaagaatACAGTAAAACGGGCAGAAATATACAAAATGGAAGCTGTgaaacaaattttaaaaaaaatgataaaagagGTTAAAAAGGAGCTGCGGTACGATCAATTGTCTGTTATCACTACATTTGTCAAcggctttaattaaaatttcttCTGATCCAGAAGCTGTTTTTAATCTCCATCATTTTCTGGTTGACTTATAATGATGTGGAATGtcaaacatgtaaaaatatGACAGATGAATACGTGTTGCCACAGGACTGGAAAACCAGGGGCTGGGAATGCCTTCCAATGTGCGCGTGTGAGTCTCAGACAGTGTGAGAGGTGAATGAGGCATCCCACATACCTGGAGTTTTTTCTCAAGGAGAAGCAGCTTGTCAGGACTTGGCCAGGATTCCAGGATTATGTGCTGGAACCCACAGCTGACGTGAGGACAGACCGGCAGAACCAGCCAACAGAAACATAATGACAAAACATTTCTGCTTCTCTTAATTTGTGCAGTTCAAGTCACTACATTTCACACCATGTGTGGCTTTTAAGTCCCAAAATACACCAAAGTCATCTGGAAAAAAATTAGAAGCTGCAGAAATCCCAACATTCATGTGTAAAAAATGTTAACGTCTCCCTTCAGAGCATCAAGTCATATAAAACCCTGTTTTTTGCcctgttttttttagctgttgACACATTGCATGGTAACAGAGACATTACATCTTAAACCCTCGTAATTAACCAGTGGGCAAAACACGTTGCCTTCAAACGCGTCCCACGCTCGGAAGAGAAAACGTGATCCGACACTTGATCCACTGCTGTTCAGTCCattaagtgtgtgtttatgtctgcgagtgtgtgtgttgtggtaaGAGGTGAACTTCTTCACCCCTGAAGGGGTGATCCACACCTCACCGTCTCACTGCATACGATTTACCAAAACCGAGGTTGGACAACATACAGTAAAGAACATCcctgatgctgtgtgtgtgtgtgtgtgtgtgtgtgtgagtgagtatgAGTCGGTTGGGGTACTTGAATACAATAATTATTCtacctgcaaagtgaggacattcttgtgatgtgaggacattttgcctgGGCTTCACagcttcaaaggactgtttgaaagTCAAGACATGTTTTTAAGGAAGAGGTTATCATCAGGCAGCTTCCAGGTTAGGAGGTTAGTTTAGATAGTAAGGGGttggggaatgcattatgtaCATGGgattcctcacaaagatagcaatgtggggatgtgtgtgtgtgtgtgtgtgtgtgtgtgtgtgtgtgtgtgtgtgtgtgtgtgtgtgtgtgtgtgtgtgtgtgtgtgtgtgtgtgtgtgtgtgtgcgtgtgtgtgtgtgtgtgtgtgagtgtgtgtgtgtgtgcctgtgacAGTGAAAGTGGATGAGTGTGTCACGGTTTGTGTACAGCCTGACTGGTCTGGCAACATTGTGGCATGTGATGGCGGCTAATCAACGGTAGCAGCGAAACCTGTTAGTTCACAAGGGATAAAGTTAGAGCTGGGATggcaggtggagggaggaagaggaagatgaaagacaacttcctcttctctcaGCCACAGCATTCTCTCTTTCAGCCAGCggctcttcttcttctatttcttcttcttcccgtgTGATCATTTGTTTAATATCGCAGTTACAGATCTCGAAAACTCAAATTatatatattaataaaaaacaacaacacaccttCCTGTGTTTAAAGCAACCCGGTGGGAAGAGAATCTCAGGTAGCGCACAAAACAGCCGGATAAAATTCTCCTCCATTATTGAAGAGTTGACACCTGGAAGATTTGTTTTCACACAGGCCCTCAGGCTGGACAACCGCACCCCAAACCAGAGCTGATGCAAGTCTCTGCACAGCAACCTCCAGGGTGGTTCCTCTTGAGCAATGTGggcttttgtcattattttctccccccttctcttctATTACTGTCTGAAAGCATAATCACACCCTTCTCTCTTGAGAgttatttccccccttttacaAAAGGCTGAAAGGaggtttgtcttttttatgacAGGAGGGGATGAGGGGTTCAGGGTGGTGGATGGGGATACAATGGCTGCCTGGACACTTTTCTCACAACGATAAAATTTCTCTTAGGATAGTGGTGACACTACGGCAGAGGCAAGGGTTACACCATGACTGGATAGATGGTACATGGTATATGTATAAGTTTTAGTAAATAGGACAAACTAAACAATGATTTTACCTGTGCCTTTATATACAGTGATCATTTGGGACTATTCAGGTCTGTTTGCTGTCCTGTGATAACTGAAGTGAACTGAGGAATTTACATATTGGCTGGATTTAGTCAAATGTTGAGTGGACATGAAAAGttccattgtttttttttttttacttttcatgATCTGACATATGCAGCCATGTGATAAGCTGCTGCACTGTGTCTACGCATCATTACAGATGTGTTCAAAATGCTATTTATAAATAATCTTTACCAAATGATGCAGTCACAAGAACAAGTTTCAATACCTCAAGCTACTCTGATAACGACATAGGGCCAGTGGTGCAGACTGCAGAGTGTAACTCAAAGGATGCGACACTAATGGAATAAATACATACTAGATATTGGATTAAGAACtgaattaaatataaatacaataagacttgttgttgttgttataaatATACGGGTGATATCGTAAATATGCAACATATCGGGATTAATTTGATGACTTTCAGCGCCTGATTAGTCAAACGTCGGGTTGTGTAGCCTGCAGTAACCTATGTCTGCCACATGGGGGCAACACCGCTACCCTCATGGGTAAGTACATGTTGATCATGTTCAGCCAACCACAAACACGAGTGCGTTCACTGACTCCTTCTACGGACGTATAAACGATATAGACTCAGGTTCACAAGTTTATTATACTTACCCAGCAACTCATTTTCATAAGAATGTAATATGTAATTGATGCGGAATCAACAAACAATCAAAGTAAATCGGAAATGTGCGACTTGATGTCTTGGAGGTGTTTACTGTTTAAGTGGTCATTGTATTTTCCCCATAAACAAAGACGAACGCTGTTGGTGGGAATTTACCGGATGTGTTTGAACACAGCATCAGTCTTAGGGAAGTGAACAGCTGTGAAGCTTCAGTTTTGCTCGCCATAGCATCTGACGTTCACTGGGGTTTCTAAAAAGGTAAGAACTGCTTTAAAACCATCGAAGTTGATGTTATTATCATCGTATCATTGATGTATATTTCCTCGCTGTAGAATGAAGTAGTAATGTACGGTTGGTGGCTAGCTTACAAAATAGCTACTGTTAGCCAACGTTAGCATGTTGGCTAACATGTGGTATAATTAGGAGTCAGTTAAATACAGGTAATTAGTCCTTCTTCCTCCCAGAGACTCGCCAATATATCTTAACCGAGAAGTTACTATTACATCTAAtgtgaaagtttaaaaaaaaaaatctaccttATCAAATGTTGATACTTTCTGGGGGGCGAGATCTTAATAGTGGGATGGCAATCTACTAAAAACGAATATAACCTCATAAGAATGAAGACATAATTTACGAATCCATTGAAGTTAGCGACAATACGGTGTTGGTTTAAATCTATGGCTCCTTAGGGAAACAGTGTAGAGTAACGCTGATTAAATAGCTGACAAATAGCATCCACCTGCTATTAATAGAAAGTGGGAGTTACTTGGCCATTTTAACAGACAAATGTTCTACatgttctttttgttgttgcacCTGTTTTGGAGTTTAAGTGGCCATGCATGTACAGAATACATGCTTTTCTCCATTAATGTCTTTTGTGTAATTACTACTGTGCACCTTCCAGCTGCAGAGCATTTCAGTTTGGTTCAAACTTTAATGATACTGAACACACAAGAAGATCATAGTACAATATTATGCAACCTTTTCCTGTGAGTTTATAGATGTAGGTCAATAATTAAGTGCCCACACAAATTCAAGTTGTATTCTCCCCTcgatttctcctcctcttcttcagttctaaaatGACGCGTGGGCATCAGAAGATTCAGTCTCAGCAGCGAAATGCCAAAAAACaggcagagcagaagaaagCCAAAGGCCACGATCAGAAGAGCGCAGCCAAGGCTGCGTTGGTGTTCACCTGCTCGGTGTGCAGGGTGAGTGTCACGAGGCTGCCACAGCCtaaaccaggcatgggcaaactaaggcccgggggccacacgcggcccgttaaacgttttaatccggcccgccaaacttgaaaaattaaatgaataaaccttgttaatgttaaattttcactgcaattctggtgttttcccactagaaaaaagacagtcaggaggagagtgatggtgatatcctgaaggataacagaactttcagtgctttaaaatagaaatggttattaatttttttttaaaaaggcacattttattcatttgattttaagtgttttaagactcattccaaagtcagatattttgttgtaatgcttctcttcattttcatttgaaattaaagcacatgttttctccatatcccaagatgtgtattttttctccaatgaggtgaggttaccaaagcactccatccatccatctgctcctggtccggcccctttgtcaaatgttagaacccattgtggcccacgaatcaaaatgtttgcccacccctggccTAAACCAAGGCACAGAGATggctttttctttccatttaatGAGTAAATTCTGCTGCCGGTGATCAGTATGAAATGTTTTGCTATGTTGAAAAATTGTTCGCCATGTCCCTCAGTAatatttctcctctctttctgcagtCCCAGATGCCTGACCCCAAAACCTTCAAGCAGCACTTTGAGAGCAAGCACCCGAAATCCCCTCTTCCCCCTgagttggaaggagtggaggcaTAAATAGTGACTTACATTACCCAAGTATCGAGGTCAACGTCTATCTTATTTCTGTCTCACTCTGATGTGATTGGACAAAATAAAGAAAGCAGTGTGGGGTGGTGATCTTCATTTGGCCTCTAACAGATCTCTGTATGCTTCCTACCATCCAGGGGATGACCACATCGCTGCTAGCTCGTCTACCTCGGTCTAAATCTTTGAACTGATTAAAAATTCCATTACTGACATTTCACTGGAGGTGAAACCAACACTGTCCTTTAATATCTGTGGTTAGTGACAAATGTGATCTCACACAATTGAAGCTACAAATAATGGAATTAACAGAAAACTGTGGCACTGTAGAATTTATGTCACAAAATTTTGATTTTTCAATCATCAAAGAGAATGCAATTATACTGGGGCTTGTACTTGTACACAACCAATGAATGTCTGTCTCAATTATATATTACAGCTTTTTATTAAAGCATATATTTGTATGTgtgctttctcttttttcctcattgggCATATGATAGAAATGACTTTAGTTTGTCTTTGTAGATAATTGATATGTGTCTGTGACcataaatctgttttaaaatgactgtaaaatatgggaattcattttaatgattgAATTTTTGTGTATACAGTAATGTGTCGACCAAACTACAATAACTTAACGACAGCATGCCAGGAAACCATCCgagcttttttttctcacatGAAGGCGAAGGCGGGTTCATCCGACACTTCCTGCTGATTGATTGACAGACAGACTAGCCAATCAGAGGTACGGCAGCACATACGTTGCGTCACAGCTGACGTATTCTGCaagttttatctttttaattaataaaatttCAGTTTAATTGCATTTTTTACGTTTAAGACATACAAGAATCAATGAAACGTGTGCACATAGGCAGATATATTTAATAGCGTAGAGATATATTCAAAGGACAATCACACTGACTCCTAGCTACTCAAACTTCTAGGTTACACTTTATAACTCATTAACTAAGTTAACTTTATAAGCTTTTAGAATTTTGGGCCCTATAAAACTTCGTTGCCCTAGCAACTGGTCTGACGTCAACGGTCCCGGTGCGACCCTGCTCCCGAGTGCGTGATTGGAGGGAAACCCCGTGGATGAGCGGGAGCAAACATCAGCCATTCGACACCGGGAATCAACATCAACTTTCACGGCACTCACGGGTGGGTTTGCATGTCTTTAATATTGGTAATTACGATGTCCACAATGAAGAAAAACGGGAAATGAATCAGTGGGCTTATTTGGCGGTGAAAGTCCTGTTTTGAGCCGCCCGTACTCAGTCATTGTTCGGCGTTTTCTGAACGGGAAACGCTCCTGCACCCTTCGGCTCTAATGTTCTAATTTTGCACGGTCTTTAAATTCGCTGCATTTCGCTTTCGCCTAACCAGATCGCTTAAATGCCTGTCGAATGGCCAACATACTAACAgtttaacatgtttttttttcggGAAGTGAAAAGGGCGTTCACTGTGAACCGAACACAACCGAGAACCTTTTAATCTCACCTTAAATATTCACTGAAGACTATTGTGAATATCTGCCACGTGTTTACCCCGTTTTCCCGCCTCTGTCAACGAATTATACTGTTCAAAAGCGCTATAGAATGTTATAGTGTGTAAAACGTGGGTTTGCGGAGTTATTTTCTACTTCCTGGTGTTAGTTTAAAGGAATAGACCACCTAATTAAGTCACTTTCTTGCTCAAGTCATGAGTGTTAATAATTCTGTTGGGCTTTCTGTGAGTTTTATTTCAGGGTTGACAAAATTTGGCACTTATAAGAAGAAAAAGTTGTTCCTTTGGCCCCCTCATTGGTGTCGTTCGTGTGTCCATAAAGCCCTAATGTTGAAATTCTTCAAATAGTTTAGTTCCAGGTAGTGCCTTAACCACAATGTCCAATTGATCCTCGGAACCCAGAAATGTGTTCACAGTTGCAGGAAATTAACGAGAAATCTTCTAGAGAATGTTTGCTTCCTGTTCTACGTAACAGCATGtgagaggtggaggtgaggatCTCTAAACTGCTTCAGGGTGGAAACTGTTGCAAATCAGGGCAGAGATTAAGAAGAAAAATTACAGAATTTTGCATTACCCTGGCAATGTTCTGCAGAGAAGCAACCAAACTGCTAATTTTTAGTAATGTCAATGaatattgattgattcattcattgAACAAGCAGGTTTGGCCATTCTGACACAAAAAGACCTTAACAGGCAACAGCTGGGCTAATTAGCGCTCTGGTCCTGTTAGACATCCATGCTAGTTTGAACCTGCCCCTGATTCTGCCCTGAACCTTCCTCAACTAATTTAGGTGCAGAATTCAAGTTAAAGtgacttcagtctgcagatacTTGGTTTGTGGTAAGCTTTAGAGAGATGTAGAGCAGATGTAGAGGGCATGGCAGCAATGACGACCTACATGCAGCAATATAGACTTTGTGTGCCTGAGGAAAACGGATTCTGAGGTTCTCCCTCACTTCTGAGTTATCTGCAAGTTGTGCAGGAAGTGTAATATGTTTGTATGTGAGGTTGTTCTATCTACGCCATATTTCTtgctcctttttcttctcataCCCTCCATACCCTAATCTGTCTCCTGTCGTTTTGCCCTTCCGGACTCCCTCTTGTCTGTCTCAGCTCACACAGGAGTCATGGCAGACACCGAAGATCTGGTACAGAAAGCCAAACTGGCTGAGCAAGCTGAGCGCTATGACGACATGGCTGCGAGCATGAAGGCCGTGACAGAGAGCCAGCCCAAACTCAAGAACGATGAGCGCAACCTGCTGTCGGTTGCCTACAAGAACGTGGTGGGTGCCCGGAGGTCCTCCTGGAGGGTGGTTTCCAGCTTGGAACACAAGTCTGACGGCAACTGGAAGACCTCGTTGTCTGTGGAATACAGGAAACAGATCGAGAAGGAGCTGAATGAAATCTGCACCGAAGTGCTGGTAAGGAACAACACCAGTAACCAGGGATGACTTCAGTTGGTGGTGAACGGTATTTAATATCACTGCACAAGTCTGCCTGTAGCAATACATCCTTCAAAAAGATGTTTCCGCCAGGTGAATAAGTGCTAACTGGTTAAAGGCAAACCCACACTGGTATTTTCAGTGACGGGAGGACGGAGAGCAACATTCCTGTAAATTAGTGGTTTGAGTTGGAGGATCAACAGGTGAATGCTCTGAGTTGTGTGTTCTCGTTtgcgccatctgctggtcagATAACTGCCCTTAAATATCCCCATTGGAGATACAGGCATAAAGAACTTACATTTTATTTCGTGAGTCTTTTTTATGCCTCTTTTGCTGCTTCTCCACCTCACTGAAAATGATCTTTAAGAAATACTGTCATTATCGAGGCATGTGgccaaaatatttattttattgctcCGGCTGTGCAGATTTGAAGAGAATTAAAATAGAAAGTAACATGGTGTAATATTT is a window of Takifugu flavidus isolate HTHZ2018 chromosome 21, ASM371156v2, whole genome shotgun sequence DNA encoding:
- the znf706 gene encoding zinc finger protein 706; this encodes MTRGHQKIQSQQRNAKKQAEQKKAKGHDQKSAAKAALVFTCSVCRSQMPDPKTFKQHFESKHPKSPLPPELEGVEA